From the genome of Thermoflexus hugenholtzii, one region includes:
- a CDS encoding Uma2 family endonuclease, giving the protein MGVQVQRRLFTVEEYHRMAEAGILSEDDRVELIEGELVTMSPIGSRHAGVVDRLNRLFSRRAGEEIIVRVQNPLRLSAHSEPQPDVALLRYRPDFYASAHPGPEDVLLVVEVAETSADSDRSLKIPLYARYGIPEAWLVDLLEERIEIYRHPTPQGYRSLHIAHRGETVSPALIPSLTVAVDEVLG; this is encoded by the coding sequence ATGGGCGTTCAGGTCCAGCGACGCCTGTTCACCGTGGAGGAATATCACCGCATGGCCGAGGCCGGCATCCTCTCCGAAGACGACCGCGTGGAGCTCATCGAAGGAGAACTCGTCACCATGAGCCCCATCGGAAGCCGACACGCCGGTGTGGTGGATCGGCTGAATCGCCTCTTCTCCCGGCGCGCCGGGGAGGAGATCATCGTGCGGGTCCAGAACCCGCTCCGACTCAGTGCGCACTCCGAGCCGCAGCCGGACGTGGCGCTGCTTCGCTATCGCCCCGATTTCTACGCCTCCGCCCACCCCGGACCCGAGGACGTCCTCCTGGTCGTGGAGGTGGCCGAAACCTCCGCCGACTCCGACCGCTCCCTCAAAATCCCCCTCTACGCCCGCTACGGCATCCCCGAAGCCTGGCTGGTGGATCTGCTGGAAGAACGCATCGAGATCTATCGCCACCCCACCCCCCAGGGCTACCGGTCCCTCCACATCGCCCACCGGGGTGAAACCGTAAGCCCTGCGCTCATCCCCTCGCTCACGGTGGCGGTGGATGAGGTGCTGGGGTAG
- the hutI gene encoding imidazolonepropionase, which translates to MHVDLLIRHAAQVVTPRGRGPLRGAAMGLLTVIPDGAVAVREGRIVAVGPTREIEAQITEAAEILEARGRAVVPGLVDPHTHLIWAGDRAAEFEQRLKGATYLEILQAGGGILATVRATRAASPEQLMAETRARMDRMLLHGTTTAEAKTGYGLEWETERRLLDLLHRLNAEHPLDLVPTFMGAHAIPAEYQEDPSAYVAVLIEEMLPAVAAWQLVHHGPWCPPWEDGRAAWFCDVFCERGAFDPEQTRRILEAAKALGFGLKVHVDEFEPPLGAVPLAVALRAVSVDHLVSTPPEHLEQLARSETIGVMLPGTSFGLGSTRYAPARRLIDAGGALALGTDLNPGTSWCESLPMMMALATRYMGLSPAEALTAVTLNAACAVGLGHEIGSLEPGKAADLVILEAPDYRHLAYRYGVSLVHTVIKRGRVVVEDGVLRIPGRQTVHE; encoded by the coding sequence GTGCATGTCGATCTGTTGATCCGTCACGCCGCCCAGGTGGTCACCCCGCGGGGGCGCGGGCCCCTGCGCGGGGCGGCCATGGGGCTCCTCACCGTGATCCCCGACGGTGCCGTGGCCGTCCGGGAGGGCCGCATCGTGGCGGTGGGGCCCACCCGGGAGATCGAGGCGCAGATCACCGAGGCCGCGGAGATCTTGGAGGCCCGGGGCCGGGCGGTGGTCCCGGGCCTCGTCGATCCCCACACCCACCTCATCTGGGCGGGGGATCGGGCCGCGGAGTTCGAGCAGCGCCTGAAGGGAGCCACCTACCTGGAGATCCTGCAGGCGGGAGGAGGGATCCTCGCCACCGTGCGGGCCACCCGTGCCGCCTCCCCCGAGCAGCTGATGGCGGAGACCCGCGCCCGGATGGACCGGATGCTGCTTCACGGCACGACCACCGCGGAGGCGAAGACCGGATACGGCCTGGAGTGGGAAACCGAGCGTCGTCTGCTGGACCTCCTTCATCGATTGAATGCGGAGCACCCTCTGGATCTGGTGCCCACGTTCATGGGGGCCCATGCCATACCGGCGGAATACCAGGAGGATCCCTCCGCCTACGTGGCCGTGCTGATTGAGGAGATGCTCCCCGCCGTCGCGGCCTGGCAGCTGGTCCACCACGGACCCTGGTGTCCGCCCTGGGAGGATGGGCGGGCGGCCTGGTTCTGCGACGTGTTCTGCGAGCGAGGGGCCTTCGATCCGGAGCAGACCCGGCGCATCCTGGAGGCCGCGAAGGCCCTGGGGTTCGGCCTCAAGGTGCACGTGGATGAGTTTGAGCCCCCGCTGGGGGCGGTGCCCCTGGCGGTGGCCCTGAGAGCGGTCAGCGTCGATCACCTGGTGAGCACGCCGCCGGAGCACCTGGAGCAGCTGGCCCGTTCGGAGACCATCGGGGTGATGCTCCCAGGGACTTCCTTCGGGCTGGGGAGCACGCGATATGCCCCGGCCCGTCGGCTGATCGACGCCGGGGGCGCCCTGGCCCTGGGCACGGACCTCAATCCCGGAACCTCCTGGTGCGAATCGCTGCCGATGATGATGGCCCTGGCGACCCGTTATATGGGCCTCAGCCCGGCGGAGGCCCTGACCGCCGTCACCCTCAACGCGGCCTGTGCCGTCGGGCTGGGCCATGAGATCGGGAGCCTGGAGCCGGGCAAGGCGGCAGACCTTGTGATCCTGGAAGCGCCGGATTACCGGCATCTGGCCTACCGGTATGGCGTCAGCCTGGTCCACACGGTGATCAAGCGCGGGCGCGTGGTGGTCGAAGACGGCGTCCTCCGCATCCCGGGGAGGCAAACCGTCCACGAATAA
- the hutU gene encoding urocanate hydratase, whose translation MSASGTAPVIRAPRGSTLTCKNWQIEAAYRMIQNNLDPEVAADPANLIVYGGRGKAARNWECFYAILEALRNLEPDETLLVQSGKPVAIFRTHELAPRVLIANSNLVPHWATWEVFDELERKGLIMFGQMTAGAWIYIGTQGILQGTYETLAACARTHFGGSLKGKWVLTAGLGEMGGAQPLAITMNEGVGLVVEVDPRRARRRLEHGFLDEIVEDLEEALRRVERYRKAGQARSIGLLGNAAEVFPELARRGIIPDVVTDQTPAHDPLMYVPRGLSVWEAEELRAKDPQTYIRRARESMAIHVEAMLAFHRAGAVVFDYGNNLRQQAYEMGVKDAFAYPGFVQAYIRPLFCEGKGPFRWVALSGDAEDIYRTDQAILELFPENESLRRWITMAQKRVRFQGLPARICWLGYGERDRAGLYFNELVRKGELSAPIVIGRDHLDAGSVASPNRETEGMKDGSDAISDWPILNALLNAVAGATWVAFHHGGGVGIGYSQHAGMVVVADGTKEAEWRLERVLRTDPGLGVVRHADAGYEKAIEVARRHGIKMPMLK comes from the coding sequence ATGTCTGCGAGCGGGACGGCCCCGGTGATCCGTGCGCCCCGGGGAAGCACGTTAACCTGCAAGAACTGGCAGATCGAAGCGGCCTACCGGATGATCCAGAACAACCTGGATCCGGAGGTGGCCGCCGATCCGGCGAACCTGATCGTCTACGGCGGCCGCGGCAAGGCGGCCCGCAACTGGGAATGCTTCTACGCGATCCTGGAAGCCCTCCGCAACCTGGAGCCCGACGAAACCCTTCTGGTGCAGTCCGGCAAGCCGGTCGCCATCTTCCGCACCCACGAGCTGGCCCCCCGCGTCCTGATCGCCAACAGCAACCTGGTCCCCCACTGGGCCACCTGGGAGGTCTTCGACGAGCTGGAGCGCAAGGGCCTGATCATGTTCGGCCAGATGACGGCCGGGGCCTGGATCTATATCGGCACGCAGGGCATCCTCCAGGGAACCTACGAGACGCTGGCGGCCTGTGCCCGGACTCATTTCGGGGGCAGTCTCAAGGGGAAGTGGGTGCTGACGGCGGGCCTGGGGGAGATGGGCGGCGCCCAGCCCCTGGCCATCACGATGAACGAGGGGGTGGGCCTGGTCGTGGAGGTGGACCCGCGCCGGGCGCGGCGACGCCTGGAGCACGGGTTCCTCGATGAGATCGTGGAGGATCTGGAGGAGGCCCTGCGGCGGGTGGAACGCTACCGGAAGGCGGGGCAGGCCCGTTCCATCGGGTTGCTGGGCAACGCCGCCGAGGTCTTCCCCGAGCTCGCCCGCCGGGGCATCATCCCGGACGTGGTGACCGATCAGACTCCTGCCCACGACCCATTGATGTATGTCCCTCGCGGGCTCTCGGTGTGGGAGGCAGAGGAGCTGCGGGCGAAAGATCCCCAAACGTACATCCGGCGGGCCAGGGAGAGCATGGCGATCCACGTGGAGGCCATGCTGGCCTTCCATCGGGCGGGGGCAGTGGTGTTCGATTACGGCAACAACCTGCGCCAGCAGGCTTACGAGATGGGCGTGAAGGACGCCTTCGCCTATCCGGGGTTCGTGCAGGCTTACATCCGGCCGCTGTTCTGCGAGGGCAAGGGTCCCTTCCGCTGGGTCGCCCTCTCCGGGGACGCCGAGGACATCTATCGGACGGATCAGGCGATCCTGGAGCTGTTCCCCGAGAACGAGAGCCTGCGCCGCTGGATCACCATGGCTCAGAAGCGGGTGCGGTTCCAGGGGTTGCCTGCCCGGATCTGCTGGCTGGGCTATGGGGAGCGCGACCGGGCCGGGCTCTACTTCAACGAGCTGGTGCGCAAAGGGGAGCTGAGCGCGCCCATCGTCATCGGGCGGGATCATCTGGACGCGGGCTCGGTGGCCAGCCCCAACCGGGAGACCGAGGGGATGAAGGATGGCTCGGACGCCATCAGCGACTGGCCGATCCTCAACGCCCTGCTCAACGCCGTGGCCGGCGCCACGTGGGTGGCCTTCCACCATGGCGGGGGCGTCGGCATCGGCTACAGCCAGCACGCGGGAATGGTGGTGGTAGCCGACGGCACAAAGGAGGCAGAGTGGCGCCTGGAGCGGGTGCTGCGGACGGATCCGGGCCTGGGGGTGGTGCGCCATGCCGACGCCGGCTACGAGAAAGCCATCGAAGTCGCCCGCCGGCATGGGATCAAGATGCCGATGCTGAAATGA
- a CDS encoding S1C family serine protease yields the protein MRFPKWLRWIGLGLVSLLVACQGMRSAAPAPGPARSTPIPSTRRIASPLPVALAAGAGEAVAALEQQLEAIYEQANPSVVHIRVRSGQGALREESTGSGFVYDRDGHIVTNHHVVEGGETVIVTFADGMETLARVIGTDPDSDLAVLQVEVPPERLHPVTLGDSGAVRPGQLAITIGNPFGLEGTMTVGIVSAIGRVIRPGSRVFSIPNMIQTDAPINPGNSGGPLLDSQGRVIGVNTMILSQTGVSSGVGFAIPVNTVRRIVPELIARGRYEHPWLGISGYSVTPLVAKALGLPAERGALILEVDPRGPAAQAGLRGGSRPVSVLGESIPSGGDLIVAIDGRPISSMEDLIAELEEHHRPGDEITLSILRDGQTREVRVRLAPRPSS from the coding sequence ATGAGGTTTCCGAAATGGCTTCGATGGATCGGCCTCGGCCTTGTGAGCCTGCTGGTCGCCTGTCAGGGGATGCGATCTGCCGCTCCAGCGCCCGGTCCCGCCCGTTCGACTCCCATCCCTTCCACCCGGAGGATCGCCTCGCCGCTGCCTGTGGCCCTGGCCGCCGGAGCCGGGGAGGCCGTCGCCGCCCTGGAGCAACAGCTGGAGGCCATCTACGAGCAGGCGAACCCCTCGGTGGTCCACATCCGCGTTCGAAGCGGCCAGGGCGCCCTCCGGGAGGAAAGCACCGGTTCGGGCTTCGTATACGATCGGGATGGACACATCGTCACCAACCATCACGTGGTGGAAGGCGGGGAGACCGTCATCGTCACCTTCGCGGATGGGATGGAGACCCTCGCTCGGGTGATCGGCACAGACCCGGACAGCGACCTGGCGGTGCTTCAGGTGGAAGTGCCTCCAGAGCGGCTTCATCCCGTGACCCTGGGGGATTCGGGGGCTGTGCGCCCGGGGCAGCTGGCCATCACCATCGGCAACCCCTTCGGGCTGGAGGGGACGATGACGGTGGGGATCGTCAGCGCCATCGGCCGGGTCATTCGGCCGGGATCCCGCGTGTTCAGCATCCCGAACATGATCCAGACCGACGCGCCGATCAACCCGGGGAACTCCGGCGGCCCGCTGCTGGACAGTCAGGGCCGGGTGATCGGTGTGAACACGATGATCCTCTCCCAGACCGGGGTCTCCTCAGGGGTCGGCTTCGCCATCCCGGTGAACACGGTGCGGCGCATCGTCCCCGAGCTGATCGCCCGGGGCCGTTATGAGCATCCCTGGCTGGGGATCTCCGGCTATTCGGTGACGCCGCTGGTGGCGAAGGCGCTGGGGCTGCCGGCCGAGCGCGGGGCCCTCATCCTGGAGGTGGACCCTCGCGGCCCTGCGGCCCAGGCCGGCCTGCGCGGGGGGAGCCGCCCGGTCTCCGTCCTCGGGGAATCCATCCCGAGCGGGGGCGATCTCATCGTCGCCATCGACGGCCGCCCCATCTCCAGCATGGAGGATCTCATCGCCGAGCTGGAGGAACATCACCGGCCCGGGGATGAGATCACCCTCTCCATCCTGCGGGACGGCCAGACGCGCGAGGTTCGGGTCCGCCTTGCCCCGCGGCCTTCCTCGTGA
- a CDS encoding DUF4282 domain-containing protein, protein MNWEDFLTFRRMITPYLIQALFWIGVALSVLAGCAILFGGITGAGIAGRRDGAGAILGALCLSPLVVLLGILLSRIYAELLIVTFRISETLTDIKELLERQRQTGA, encoded by the coding sequence ATGAACTGGGAAGACTTCCTCACCTTCCGCCGGATGATCACGCCCTATCTCATCCAGGCGCTGTTCTGGATCGGTGTCGCCCTCAGCGTTCTGGCGGGCTGCGCGATCCTGTTCGGCGGGATCACTGGAGCAGGGATCGCCGGCCGTCGGGATGGGGCGGGGGCGATCCTGGGCGCCCTTTGCCTGAGTCCTCTGGTGGTCCTCCTGGGGATCCTGCTCTCCAGAATCTACGCGGAGCTGCTCATCGTGACCTTCCGGATCAGCGAGACCCTGACGGACATCAAGGAGCTGCTGGAGCGCCAGCGGCAAACCGGGGCGTAA
- a CDS encoding DUF4190 domain-containing protein: MEAPTTPPPAASRTSGKAIASLILSLLGLVGVLPLIGSILGIIFGNQAKGEIARSGGDLTGEGLAQAGVIIGWVGLALNVIGTICVLLILGSTIGLGICSALTSGNLISR; the protein is encoded by the coding sequence ATGGAAGCGCCTACAACGCCACCTCCGGCGGCCTCGAGAACCAGCGGGAAGGCGATCGCCAGCCTGATCCTGAGCCTCCTCGGCCTGGTGGGCGTGCTCCCCCTCATTGGCTCTATCCTGGGGATCATCTTCGGCAACCAGGCGAAAGGGGAGATCGCCCGCAGCGGCGGAGACCTCACCGGTGAAGGGCTGGCCCAGGCCGGCGTGATCATCGGCTGGGTGGGGCTGGCCCTGAACGTGATCGGGACGATCTGTGTCCTGCTGATCCTGGGCAGCACCATCGGGCTGGGGATCTGCTCCGCCCTTACGAGTGGGAACCTCATTTCCCGCTGA
- a CDS encoding MFS transporter, whose protein sequence is MSTHRPRHPFRALRHWNYRLYFIGQLISLSGTWMQTIAQNWLVYRLTGSPAGLGIMNGLSILPLFPLALFGGSLADRFPRRWLIVITQSLMMFQAFLLAWLTWSGHVQVWHVWVMAMLLAAFQMLDVPARQAFVVEMVGEEDLGNAIALNSSLFNFARIIGPSLAGLVVATLGEAMAFFLNGVSFLAVIAGLLAMRLPGSTARRVRAGSASDPLAGLARIRADATLWGLVSMVGVSAFLSMPYTTLLPVFARTSLWGSAAPVVARLCGQVAGSRWGGALLSCGQPEAVAYGLMMGAVGIGAVAGALLAAAYGDAGHRGQMLTWGNLGFPLALLGFSLSRSFPLALAFLILSGMAFVWQNALANTLIQVNVEDVVRGRVMGVYTLAFQMMMRLGGLQAGLMASALGAPATVALGAAASLGYMLWAHRRYPQIRSLA, encoded by the coding sequence ATGTCGACCCATCGGCCCCGCCACCCTTTCCGGGCGCTTCGTCACTGGAACTACCGGCTCTATTTCATCGGCCAGCTGATCTCGCTCAGCGGGACCTGGATGCAGACCATCGCCCAGAACTGGCTGGTCTACCGGCTCACCGGGTCGCCGGCCGGGCTGGGCATCATGAACGGCCTCTCGATCCTGCCGCTCTTCCCTCTGGCATTGTTCGGTGGCAGCTTGGCGGATCGCTTCCCGCGGCGCTGGCTCATTGTGATCACTCAGTCGCTGATGATGTTCCAGGCCTTCCTGCTGGCCTGGCTCACCTGGAGCGGTCACGTCCAGGTCTGGCACGTGTGGGTGATGGCAATGCTGCTGGCGGCTTTTCAGATGCTGGACGTGCCCGCCCGCCAGGCCTTCGTGGTGGAGATGGTGGGGGAGGAGGATCTGGGCAACGCCATCGCCCTGAACTCCTCCCTGTTCAACTTCGCGCGGATCATCGGCCCTTCCCTGGCCGGGCTGGTGGTGGCCACGCTGGGGGAGGCCATGGCCTTCTTCCTCAACGGCGTTTCGTTCCTCGCGGTGATCGCCGGTCTGCTGGCCATGCGGCTACCCGGCTCAACGGCCCGGCGTGTCCGCGCGGGCTCCGCTTCGGATCCCCTGGCCGGGCTGGCTCGCATCCGAGCGGATGCCACGTTGTGGGGCCTGGTGAGCATGGTAGGGGTGTCCGCTTTCCTCTCCATGCCCTATACCACCCTTCTGCCCGTTTTCGCCCGCACCTCCCTCTGGGGCAGCGCGGCGCCGGTGGTGGCGCGCCTCTGCGGGCAGGTCGCCGGGAGCCGATGGGGCGGAGCGCTTCTGTCGTGCGGACAGCCGGAGGCGGTGGCCTACGGCCTGATGATGGGCGCGGTGGGGATCGGGGCGGTGGCCGGGGCGCTGCTCGCCGCCGCCTATGGGGATGCGGGACACCGGGGGCAGATGCTCACCTGGGGGAACCTGGGCTTCCCGCTGGCGTTGCTGGGGTTTTCCCTTTCCCGTTCCTTCCCCCTGGCGCTGGCGTTCCTGATCCTGAGCGGGATGGCCTTCGTCTGGCAGAACGCCCTGGCCAACACCCTGATCCAGGTGAACGTGGAGGACGTGGTGCGGGGACGGGTGATGGGGGTGTATACCCTGGCTTTCCAGATGATGATGCGGCTGGGCGGGTTGCAGGCGGGCCTGATGGCCAGCGCCCTGGGCGCCCCGGCGACCGTGGCCCTGGGGGCCGCGGCCAGCCTGGGCTACATGCTCTGGGCGCACCGCCGCTACCCGCAGATCCGATCGCTTGCTTGA
- the galK gene encoding galactokinase: MSDARARAEHIFRTRFGGAPLLQARAPGRVNLIGEHTDYNEGFVLPIAIDRAVWVAARPRTDREVHLIAADFGEEAVFSLDGLVFSLDGLRPGVLRGWAAYPAGVAWALEGAGYRLVGMDAVVAGDVPIGSGLSSSAALEVAFAMAWTALSGHEIPPLDLARLCQRAENEFVGVRCGIMDQMAARFGRRGHAMWIDCRSLAIEWVPVPPEMVVLVADSGVRRALAASAYNERRAQCEEAVRRLRSRDPGLRALRDLTPAALEAARVELPEVIYRRARHVVTENQRVREAVDALRRGDLPAFGALLNASHDSLRDDYEVSSPELDTLVEAARAVPGVYGARLTGAGFGGSILTAVHRDAVAEAAEAMTRAYLARFGRAPTLFRVEPDEGARVEQMANP, translated from the coding sequence ATGTCCGATGCGCGGGCGCGAGCGGAGCACATCTTTCGGACGCGCTTTGGGGGCGCACCCCTCCTGCAAGCCCGGGCGCCGGGGCGGGTCAACCTGATCGGCGAGCACACGGATTACAACGAGGGCTTCGTCCTCCCCATCGCCATCGATCGCGCGGTCTGGGTGGCCGCCCGCCCGCGGACGGATCGGGAGGTCCATCTGATCGCGGCGGATTTCGGGGAGGAGGCCGTGTTCTCCCTGGACGGCTTGGTGTTCTCCCTGGACGGCTTGCGTCCGGGCGTTCTGCGGGGATGGGCGGCTTACCCGGCCGGCGTGGCCTGGGCGCTGGAAGGGGCCGGATATCGTCTGGTCGGGATGGATGCGGTGGTGGCGGGGGATGTGCCGATCGGGAGCGGCCTGAGCTCCTCGGCCGCCCTGGAGGTGGCCTTCGCTATGGCCTGGACGGCGCTGAGCGGCCACGAGATCCCGCCTCTGGATCTGGCCCGCCTGTGCCAGCGGGCGGAGAACGAGTTTGTAGGGGTGCGTTGCGGGATCATGGACCAGATGGCCGCGCGGTTCGGCCGGCGGGGACATGCCATGTGGATCGACTGCCGCTCCCTGGCGATCGAGTGGGTGCCGGTCCCGCCGGAGATGGTCGTGCTGGTAGCCGATAGCGGGGTGCGCCGGGCCCTGGCGGCCTCGGCCTACAACGAGCGTCGGGCGCAATGCGAGGAGGCGGTCCGACGGCTCCGGTCACGGGATCCGGGGTTGCGGGCGTTGCGCGATCTCACCCCCGCGGCTCTGGAGGCGGCCCGGGTCGAGCTCCCGGAGGTGATCTACCGACGGGCTCGCCACGTGGTCACAGAGAACCAGCGGGTGCGGGAGGCGGTGGACGCGTTGCGGCGCGGGGATCTCCCGGCCTTCGGAGCATTGCTCAACGCCTCCCACGACAGCCTGCGGGACGACTACGAGGTCAGCTCCCCGGAGCTGGACACCCTGGTGGAGGCGGCCCGGGCGGTCCCCGGGGTGTATGGGGCGCGGTTGACGGGAGCCGGATTCGGGGGTAGCATCCTCACGGCCGTCCATCGGGACGCGGTGGCCGAGGCGGCGGAGGCGATGACCCGGGCCTACCTCGCCCGCTTCGGACGAGCGCCGACCCTGTTCCGGGTCGAGCCCGATGAGGGAGCTCGGGTGGAGCAGATGGCGAACCCATGA
- a CDS encoding alpha/beta fold hydrolase, with protein MPFATVQGIRLVYDLRGRGIPVLWIHGFPLGRWLWDPQVEALGDVAWSIAVDLRGFGGSSAPEGPYTMETYAEDLRGLLDLLGIDRVVLAGLSMGGYVSFAFYAAYPERVRGLILADTRHQADTPEARANRYALIERIRQEGAAAAVEAFLPRLLGATTRREHPDRVERLRRKMMTNPAAGLIGALQAMAERPDRTELLPRIQVPTLVIVGEEDEVTPPEVARQMAEAIPNARLVVLPSAGHLANVEAPEAFNEAVRTFLGQLP; from the coding sequence ATGCCGTTCGCCACCGTTCAGGGCATCCGTCTGGTGTATGACCTCCGTGGCCGGGGCATCCCGGTGCTCTGGATCCACGGGTTCCCCCTGGGCCGCTGGCTGTGGGATCCGCAGGTCGAGGCCCTGGGGGATGTGGCCTGGTCTATCGCCGTGGACCTGCGCGGGTTCGGAGGAAGCAGCGCCCCCGAAGGTCCCTACACCATGGAAACCTACGCGGAGGATCTGCGCGGGCTGCTGGACCTCCTGGGGATCGATCGGGTGGTCCTGGCCGGGCTCTCCATGGGCGGATACGTCTCCTTCGCCTTTTACGCCGCCTACCCCGAGCGGGTTCGTGGGCTCATCCTGGCGGATACCCGACATCAGGCGGACACACCGGAGGCCCGGGCAAACCGTTACGCGCTGATCGAACGGATCCGCCAGGAGGGGGCAGCCGCCGCGGTGGAGGCCTTCCTCCCCCGTCTGCTGGGAGCCACCACCCGACGGGAGCATCCGGACCGGGTGGAGCGGCTGCGGCGCAAGATGATGACCAACCCGGCCGCCGGGCTCATCGGCGCCCTCCAGGCCATGGCCGAACGCCCGGATCGAACGGAGCTCCTCCCCCGGATCCAGGTCCCCACGCTGGTGATCGTCGGCGAGGAGGATGAGGTGACCCCACCTGAGGTGGCCCGCCAGATGGCGGAGGCCATCCCCAACGCCCGGCTCGTGGTGCTCCCCTCGGCCGGCCACCTCGCGAACGTCGAGGCGCCCGAAGCCTTCAACGAGGCCGTGCGGACGTTCCTGGGCCAGCTCCCGTGA
- the tilS gene encoding tRNA lysidine(34) synthetase TilS, which yields MSAEKRAIARVLRAVREAARRFSLFPPGETVVVGVSGGPDSLCLMDALHTLAPELGIALHIAHLHHGLRGAEADADAAFVAEQATARGLPYTVEHLEVRALAEREGLSLEEAARQARYTFLAEVAARVGSRTIAVAHHADDQVETVLMHLLRGSGLAGLRGMRPSMPLTEYHGLLRRPPEGLRLVRPLLSVWRSEIEAYLRARGLTPRFDRLNLDLTFFRNRLRHEVLPFLERLNPRLREIWWRMAETLAADYEFLEQTLRQAWPTFVALEEPGRIVFDLARWRELPLSLRRMALREAAFRLAHRLRDLRFEHVEEAIRMAEEGMTGGMLTWPEGLRVAVAYGTLILAQEGALWPEPDLPLLSGTLRLQPGETLWPDGRWVVIWEELPVWDPARLQYTDLWTLYLDAEQAGEPLRFRTRRPGDRFHPAGMPGPVRLKTFLINQKIPQPWRDRWPLLVNEREEILWVAGVRPAATIRPGPHSRRVWRIAIRRAATG from the coding sequence GTGTCGGCCGAGAAACGCGCCATCGCGCGGGTGCTCCGGGCGGTCCGGGAGGCCGCCCGTCGCTTCTCCCTCTTTCCCCCCGGGGAGACCGTGGTGGTCGGGGTCTCGGGGGGGCCGGACTCCCTGTGCCTGATGGACGCCCTGCACACCCTGGCTCCGGAGCTGGGGATCGCGCTCCACATCGCGCATCTCCACCACGGCCTGCGGGGAGCGGAGGCCGACGCCGACGCCGCGTTCGTGGCCGAGCAGGCGACGGCGCGCGGGCTCCCTTACACCGTGGAGCATCTCGAGGTCCGGGCCCTGGCGGAGCGGGAAGGCCTTTCCCTGGAAGAGGCTGCCCGTCAGGCGCGCTACACGTTCCTGGCGGAGGTGGCCGCTCGGGTGGGCAGCCGGACCATCGCCGTGGCCCATCATGCGGATGATCAGGTGGAGACCGTGCTGATGCATCTCCTGCGTGGGAGCGGCCTGGCCGGGCTGCGGGGGATGCGCCCGTCCATGCCCCTCACGGAATACCACGGGCTGTTGCGCCGGCCTCCGGAGGGGCTCCGGCTGGTGCGGCCGCTCCTCAGCGTCTGGCGGAGCGAGATCGAGGCCTACTTGCGGGCCCGGGGGCTGACCCCGCGTTTCGACCGCTTGAACCTGGACCTCACCTTCTTCCGCAACCGGCTGCGCCATGAGGTGTTGCCGTTCCTGGAACGCCTCAATCCTCGCCTGCGGGAGATCTGGTGGCGGATGGCGGAGACCCTCGCGGCCGACTACGAGTTCCTGGAACAAACCCTCCGCCAGGCCTGGCCCACCTTCGTGGCCCTCGAGGAGCCGGGGCGGATCGTTTTCGATCTCGCCCGCTGGCGCGAGCTCCCCCTCAGCCTGCGGCGCATGGCCCTGCGGGAGGCCGCCTTCCGCCTGGCCCATCGCCTGCGGGACCTGCGGTTCGAGCACGTGGAAGAGGCGATCCGGATGGCGGAAGAGGGGATGACCGGAGGGATGCTGACCTGGCCGGAGGGCCTGCGGGTCGCCGTTGCCTATGGAACCCTCATCCTCGCCCAGGAGGGCGCCCTCTGGCCGGAGCCGGACCTGCCGCTGCTGTCGGGAACTCTCCGCTTACAGCCGGGGGAGACGCTCTGGCCGGACGGCCGGTGGGTCGTGATCTGGGAGGAGCTTCCCGTATGGGATCCCGCCCGGCTCCAGTATACGGATCTGTGGACCCTCTACCTGGATGCGGAGCAAGCGGGGGAGCCACTGCGCTTCCGGACCCGGCGCCCGGGGGATCGCTTCCACCCGGCGGGGATGCCCGGGCCGGTCCGCTTGAAGACCTTCCTGATCAACCAGAAGATCCCTCAGCCCTGGCGGGATCGCTGGCCCCTGCTGGTGAACGAGCGGGAGGAGATCCTGTGGGTGGCGGGGGTGCGGCCCGCGGCCACCATCCGCCCCGGCCCCCACTCCCGCCGCGTGTGGCGGATCGCCATCCGAAGGGCGGCAACCGGGTGA